One Poecilia reticulata strain Guanapo linkage group LG19, Guppy_female_1.0+MT, whole genome shotgun sequence genomic window carries:
- the ifnphi4 gene encoding interferon phi 4 — MQSRIFFACVFLGLFCACSALSCRWMEHRFRPYSGNSLNLLDMMANNMTNSTEDGANTVPFPDHLYSQASKASAEGKLSFAVHILKEVSALFEEDHSSASWQEVTVENFLNVVNKQADELHSCIKGHSHMKKKNTKLHLYFKRLSNEILAKMGHSADAWELIRREVKVSLIKADHLVSSLLPSN; from the exons ATGCAGAGCAGGATTTTCTTCGCTTGTGTGTTTCTCGGTCTGTTCTGCGCATGCTCcgctctgagctgcaggtggaTGGAGCACAGATTCAGACCGTACAGCGGAAACTCTTTGAATCTGCTGGATATGATG gcGAATAACATGACTAACAGCACTGAGGATGGAGCGAACACTGTGCCCTTCCCTGATCATCTGTACAGCCAGGCATCCAAAGCATCA GCTGAAGGTAAACTTTCCTTCGCAGTTCACATCCTGAAGGAGGTTTCTGCCCTGTTTGAGGAAGATCACAGCTCTGCATCATGGCAGGAGGTCACAGTGGAGAACTTTCTCAATGTCGTCAACAAACAGGCTGACGAACTTCACTCATGT attaaaggCCATAGccacatgaagaagaagaacaccAAGCTGCACTTGTATTTCAAGAGACTATCCAATGAAATCCTGGCGAAAATG GGCCACAGTGCTGATGCCTGGGAGCTGATCAGGAGGGAAGTCAAAGTCTCTCTAATCAAAGCTGACCACCTGGTTTCCTCTCTGCTCCCCtccaactaa